In Streptomyces hawaiiensis, one genomic interval encodes:
- a CDS encoding DeoR/GlpR family DNA-binding transcription regulator: MYAPERQQEILRLARDGGRVDVVSLAEEFQVTAETIRRDLKALDRAGLVRRVHGGAIPAGRLDFEPDLAERETTAADEKDGIAKAALAELPGEGTVILDAGTTVARMAAALPLEASLTVVTHSLPIAARLADHPGIQLHLIGGRVRHRTRAAVDAWALRAYGEIRADVLFVAANGFSAEHGLTTPDLAEAAVKRAAVAAARRVVLLADSSKHGQEHFARFGDLSDVDLLITDSGLSPEDAVAIERGGTEVVRA; the protein is encoded by the coding sequence ATGTACGCACCGGAGCGGCAGCAAGAGATCCTCCGGCTCGCCCGTGACGGCGGCCGAGTGGACGTCGTGTCGCTGGCCGAGGAGTTCCAGGTGACGGCGGAGACGATCCGCCGGGATCTGAAGGCCCTCGACCGCGCCGGTCTGGTCCGCCGGGTGCACGGCGGGGCCATCCCGGCCGGGCGCCTGGACTTCGAGCCGGACCTCGCCGAGCGCGAGACGACCGCCGCCGACGAGAAGGACGGCATCGCCAAGGCGGCCCTCGCGGAACTGCCCGGCGAGGGCACGGTGATCCTCGACGCCGGGACGACGGTGGCCCGGATGGCCGCCGCCCTCCCGCTGGAGGCCTCCCTCACCGTCGTCACGCACAGCCTCCCCATCGCGGCCCGCCTCGCCGACCACCCCGGCATCCAGCTCCACCTCATCGGAGGGCGCGTACGGCACCGCACGCGCGCCGCCGTGGACGCCTGGGCGCTGCGTGCGTACGGCGAGATCCGCGCCGACGTGCTGTTCGTGGCCGCCAACGGCTTCTCCGCCGAGCACGGTCTGACCACCCCCGACCTCGCCGAGGCCGCGGTCAAGCGCGCGGCCGTGGCCGCCGCCCGCCGCGTGGTGCTGCTCGCCGACTCCTCAAAGCACGGCCAGGAGCACTTCGCCCGCTTCGGCGACCTGAGCGATGTGGACCTGCTGATCACCGACAGCGGGCTGAGCCCCGAAGACGCCGTCGCGATCGAGCGCGGCGGCACGGAAGTAGTGCGCGCATGA
- a CDS encoding DUF6227 family protein, whose translation MSVPYETAAYEPHDSPESPEEHLARLLGRALNSFELPDETIRRLDCALAHDGSLHSAHHSAGLHRETYRHTWLLADGSALTLWELVHNTAAGSEPHHEVYVDEEELRAATTRLPLPPDTPDFELPVTVQLAPAPAPRHAYAAEDSADHARRLLRRAENADRPGTDTAALLATASGHQITQAFGRPCRAGRAGLGFSLYEHAFLLHDGEEVSLWEVEHTATPDGRHMCEVYASEDAAREAMERRAAQLS comes from the coding sequence TTGAGCGTTCCGTACGAGACGGCAGCGTACGAACCCCACGACTCGCCCGAGTCTCCGGAGGAGCACCTCGCGCGACTCCTCGGCCGCGCCCTGAACTCCTTCGAGCTACCGGACGAGACGATAAGGCGCCTGGACTGCGCGCTGGCGCACGACGGATCGCTGCACTCCGCGCACCACAGCGCGGGCCTGCACCGGGAGACGTACCGGCACACGTGGCTGCTCGCCGACGGTTCGGCGCTCACGCTCTGGGAGCTCGTCCACAACACCGCTGCGGGCAGCGAACCGCATCACGAGGTGTATGTCGACGAGGAGGAGCTGCGCGCCGCCACGACGCGGCTGCCGCTGCCGCCGGACACCCCGGACTTCGAACTGCCGGTGACGGTGCAGCTGGCGCCGGCTCCCGCGCCCCGGCACGCGTACGCCGCCGAGGACTCGGCGGACCACGCGCGCAGGTTACTGCGCCGGGCGGAGAACGCGGACCGGCCGGGCACGGACACGGCGGCCCTGCTGGCCACGGCGTCCGGGCACCAGATCACCCAGGCCTTCGGCCGGCCGTGCCGCGCGGGCCGGGCGGGGCTGGGCTTCTCGCTCTACGAGCACGCGTTCCTGCTGCACGACGGCGAGGAGGTCTCCCTCTGGGAGGTCGAGCACACGGCGACGCCGGACGGGCGGCACATGTGCGAGGTGTACGCCAGCGAGGACGCGGCGCGCGAGGCCATGGAGCGGCGGGCGGCGCAGCTCTCCTGA
- the pfkB gene encoding 1-phosphofructokinase: MILTVTPNPSLDRTYEVPSLDRGEVIRATGERMDPGGKGVNVSRAVAAAGRRTVAVLPLGGAPGALVADLLARQGIEVAPVPVAGATRSNIALAESDGVLTKINAPGPELSDAERELLLETVRQQSRDAAWIACCGSLPRGLAPSWYAELVARAHAAGARIALDTSGPALLAALRERPDVVKPNAEELAGAVGRPLATVGDAVKAAEELREMGARAVLASLGADGQLLVSDAGAWFGSARVAAVRSNVGAGDSSLAGFLIAGGNGPEALASAVAHGAAAVQLPGSVMPTPGDLDPAAVTVTAEVPADRVLKEPVS; the protein is encoded by the coding sequence ATGATCCTCACCGTCACCCCCAACCCCTCCCTGGACCGCACCTACGAGGTGCCGTCCCTCGACCGCGGCGAGGTCATCCGCGCCACCGGCGAGCGGATGGACCCGGGCGGCAAGGGCGTGAACGTCTCGCGCGCCGTCGCCGCCGCCGGACGGCGCACGGTGGCGGTCCTGCCCCTGGGCGGCGCCCCGGGCGCCCTGGTCGCCGACCTGCTGGCCAGGCAGGGCATCGAGGTCGCTCCCGTCCCGGTCGCGGGGGCCACCCGCTCCAACATCGCCCTCGCCGAGTCCGACGGCGTCCTGACGAAGATCAACGCGCCCGGCCCCGAACTCTCCGACGCCGAGCGGGAACTGCTCTTGGAGACCGTGCGGCAGCAGTCCCGCGACGCCGCCTGGATCGCCTGCTGCGGCAGCCTCCCGCGCGGACTCGCCCCCTCCTGGTACGCCGAGCTGGTCGCCCGCGCGCACGCCGCCGGGGCGCGCATCGCCCTGGACACCTCCGGGCCCGCGCTGCTCGCTGCCCTGCGCGAGCGGCCCGACGTGGTCAAGCCCAACGCCGAGGAGCTCGCCGGAGCCGTCGGCCGCCCCCTCGCCACCGTCGGCGACGCCGTCAAGGCCGCCGAGGAACTGCGCGAGATGGGCGCCCGGGCCGTCCTCGCGAGCCTCGGCGCCGACGGGCAGCTGCTCGTCTCCGACGCGGGCGCCTGGTTCGGCAGCGCCCGTGTGGCCGCCGTCCGCAGCAACGTGGGCGCCGGCGACTCCTCCCTCGCCGGTTTCCTGATCGCCGGCGGCAACGGCCCCGAGGCCCTGGCCTCCGCGGTCGCGCACGGCGCGGCGGCCGTCCAGTTGCCCGGCAGTGTGATGCCGACGCCGGGCGACCTGGACCCGGCGGCGGTGACGGTCACGGCCGAGGTCCCGGCGGACCGTGTGCTGAAGGAGCCGGTGTCATGA
- a CDS encoding PTS fructose transporter subunit IIABC has translation MSDMITADLVDLDLSADTKEAAARALAERMVALGRVTDLDGFLADVAAREAQMPTGLDGGIGIPHCRSEHVTEPTLAFGRSAAGIDFGAADGPADLIFLIAAPAGADDAHLTILSSLARQLMNSEFTDALRAVSDAPAAAALIRGDEPDAPAPAGSEDPVASAGAASPAAATVTDETVVDEERPFRIVAVTSCPTGIAHTYMAAESLENAGREAGVELAVEPQGSAGFTRLDPQVIAAADAVIFAHDVPVREKERFAGKPTVDVGVKAGINRPAELIAEVRDKAARGEVTSGSAPATAVERAGDSGEGYGTKLRKWLMSGVSYMVPFVAAGGLLIALGFAIGGYKVDKAPSVMDHFMWLQADSWAALLFQIGGVAFGFLVPVLAGYIAYGMVDRPGIVPGFVGGMIALNINAGFLGGLAAGLIAGGVVMAIQKVNVPAALRGIMPVVVIPLISSAIVGFLMFVVIGKPIAEAQKGMTDWLNGLSGSNAILLGTLLGLMMCFDLGGPVNKVAYTFATAGIAVSSPSDSAMKIMAAVMAAGMVPPLAMALATTVRGKLFTQTERENGKAAWVLGASFISEGAIPFAAADPLRVIPASMAGGAVTGALSMAFGATLRAPHGGIFVVPLIGNPFLYLVAIAAGVCVTTAVVIVLKGLRKPVPGAAPASGEGGEARAAETKQPVAA, from the coding sequence ATGAGCGACATGATCACGGCGGACCTGGTCGATCTCGACCTGTCCGCCGACACCAAGGAAGCGGCGGCGCGTGCCCTCGCCGAGCGCATGGTGGCCCTGGGCCGGGTGACCGACCTGGACGGCTTTCTCGCCGACGTGGCCGCCCGCGAGGCCCAGATGCCGACCGGCCTCGACGGCGGCATCGGCATCCCGCACTGCCGCAGCGAGCACGTCACCGAGCCGACGCTCGCCTTCGGCCGCAGCGCCGCCGGCATCGACTTCGGCGCCGCGGACGGCCCCGCCGACCTGATCTTCCTGATCGCCGCGCCGGCCGGCGCCGACGACGCCCATCTGACGATCCTGTCGTCGCTGGCCCGGCAGTTGATGAACAGCGAGTTCACCGACGCCCTGCGCGCGGTGAGCGACGCGCCGGCCGCGGCGGCTTTGATCCGCGGCGACGAGCCGGACGCACCCGCCCCGGCGGGTTCCGAAGACCCCGTGGCGTCGGCGGGAGCGGCCTCTCCCGCCGCCGCCACGGTCACCGACGAGACGGTGGTGGACGAGGAACGCCCGTTCCGCATCGTCGCCGTCACCTCCTGCCCCACCGGCATCGCCCACACCTACATGGCGGCCGAGTCGCTGGAGAACGCCGGCCGGGAGGCGGGCGTCGAACTCGCCGTCGAGCCCCAGGGATCGGCCGGTTTCACCCGGCTCGACCCGCAGGTCATCGCGGCGGCGGACGCCGTGATCTTCGCCCACGACGTGCCCGTCCGGGAGAAGGAGCGGTTCGCCGGCAAGCCGACCGTCGACGTCGGCGTGAAGGCGGGCATCAACCGCCCCGCCGAACTCATCGCCGAGGTCCGTGACAAGGCCGCGCGCGGCGAGGTCACCTCCGGTTCCGCCCCGGCCACTGCGGTGGAGCGCGCGGGCGACTCCGGCGAGGGCTACGGCACCAAGCTGCGCAAGTGGCTGATGTCCGGCGTCAGTTACATGGTGCCGTTCGTCGCCGCGGGCGGTCTGCTCATCGCGCTCGGGTTCGCGATCGGCGGCTACAAGGTCGACAAGGCCCCGTCGGTGATGGACCACTTCATGTGGTTGCAGGCCGACAGCTGGGCGGCCCTGCTCTTCCAGATCGGCGGCGTCGCCTTCGGCTTCCTCGTCCCGGTCCTGGCCGGCTACATCGCCTACGGCATGGTGGACCGGCCCGGTATCGTCCCCGGGTTCGTCGGCGGCATGATCGCGCTCAACATCAACGCCGGGTTCCTCGGTGGTCTGGCGGCCGGTCTGATCGCCGGTGGCGTGGTGATGGCGATCCAGAAGGTGAACGTCCCGGCGGCACTGCGCGGCATCATGCCGGTGGTGGTGATCCCGCTGATCTCCTCGGCGATCGTCGGGTTCCTGATGTTCGTCGTCATCGGCAAGCCCATCGCCGAGGCCCAGAAGGGCATGACCGACTGGCTGAACGGCCTGTCCGGCAGCAACGCGATCCTGCTCGGCACCCTCCTCGGCCTGATGATGTGCTTCGACCTCGGCGGTCCCGTCAACAAGGTCGCCTACACCTTCGCCACCGCCGGTATCGCGGTGTCCAGCCCCAGCGACTCGGCGATGAAGATCATGGCCGCGGTGATGGCGGCCGGCATGGTCCCGCCGCTGGCCATGGCCCTGGCGACGACCGTGCGCGGCAAGCTCTTCACCCAGACCGAGCGCGAGAACGGCAAGGCCGCCTGGGTGCTCGGCGCCTCCTTCATCTCCGAGGGGGCGATCCCGTTCGCCGCGGCCGACCCGCTGCGCGTCATCCCGGCCTCCATGGCGGGCGGCGCGGTCACCGGCGCCCTGTCGATGGCCTTCGGCGCCACCCTGCGCGCCCCGCACGGCGGCATCTTCGTGGTCCCGCTGATCGGCAACCCGTTCCTCTACCTGGTCGCCATCGCCGCGGGCGTCTGCGTCACCACGGCCGTGGTGATCGTCCTCAAGGGCCTGCGCAAGCCGGTCCCGGGTGCCGCACCGGCCTCCGGCGAGGGCGGCGAGGCCCGGGCGGCGGAGACGAAGCAGCCCGTCGCGGCCTGA